The DNA sequence CGTCCATGATCTTGTCCCACTCTTCTTCTGTGACTTCGAAGAACGGTGTGGCGCTGTTCGTGCCGGGGCAGTTGACGACGATGTCGATGCTGCCATTCCAGGCAAGCACATCCTCCAACAATTGAGACAGGTCTGCTTTCTTCGTGGCATCGACTTGAAAAGCCTTGGCTGATGGCCCGTCTTCGGCTATTGCCGCAGCAACCTGCCGGGCGGTTTCCTGATTGCGCCCGGCTACTGCTACGGCCGCTCCATGGTTGGCCAGTCCCTGTGCCATGGCGCTGCCCAGCACACCATTGCCGCCGATGACGACGGCTGTTTTTCCGCTCAAATCAAATAAGTTCATGATCACAAAGACTCCTTTACTTCGTCAAATAACCGTCCGCATCGAACGTCCACTCGTATGGTACTCCCACGATTTCGACTCCGGTGATGCGACGCGCCTCTTCCAGCAGCGGGAGAGAAATTTCCAGTTCACCGAGATGCAAAGTATCGCGAATTCGGGCCAGTCTGCAAGTGGTGTAGTCAAGGATATTGCAGGTCTTGATAGCGGCTTTAATGGCGTCGCGATCATTCTCCAGTACAGTTGCCATCTTCGTAGGCGCGCAAACGGTGGAGGTCAACCCGTTCGCATATGTGGCCGGCCAATCTGTCTTGTCGACCAAACGGCGTGTTGTGAAATCTGCCGTGCCGACTCCGTTGGCGTTGCCATGGGACTCTGCTGTCAGATCGAGCACAACCATCTTAGAGACATCCGGGCCGCCATGGGCATAGGGGGTCGGGTAGCGTCCGGTTATGTTGGGGTCCATGCCGTCCCCGCTAATGTTTTTGCCGATGTAGTCGATGATCAGGACATCTAGTTGCTCGAAGGGAATGCGCGGCATGCGCGATTTGGCTTCTTCGAGCAGCTCAGGCTCCCTGGCTTCCATCTCTGCTGCCGCCACGACCTCAATTCGGCAAGTTTGATCGTACGCATTTTCCACGATGCCGACGCCAAACAAGATCGGCAGCTTTTGAATTAAAATATTGGCCATCTTCGGCACGTTTTCCGCCATATACTTAAAGCCGAGCTGGTGACATGCTTCTGCGCCCTTTTGCTTGCCTAGCCCGATGGCGATCATCTTCATCAAGCCGCTTTCGATGCGTCCCCGAAATGCCGTATGCGGCTTGATCCGGTTGATGACGACGATGCCGTCCGCTTGAGCTGCCAGCGCATCGGCATAGACAGGCAAGCCATTCTCCAGCCGATCAACCTCGACAACGTCCATGGATGACCGGATGGGGACGCCCATGCTGGCTTCACTGATGCCGAGATGCTCCAGCACGCGTTGCTGGCCCTCCGCGGTAGCGCCGCCGTGGCTGCCCATGCCCGGCACAAGGAAGGGTTCGGCGCCGCGAGCGCGAATGGCCTCCACCAGTTCCTTGGTCATGGCTGCCAGGTTGGCAATGCCGCGGCTCCCGGCTACTACTGCGATTTGCTGGCCGGGTTGGATGCGCGCAAGCTCAGGGGAGTCAGCCAGCTTGCGGCGCAGCTCGCCAGCTGGATCCTCCAGCCGAGAAGCATCAAAACTCTGCCGTATGCGGATCATAGGCGGCAGCGGTATCGGGGCAAGCATTTGGGTAAGCGTATTCATGTCCAAACCTCCTGTTTGCGGAATTGCTCGGGCGTGCATCCGGTCTGCTGCCGAAAAACGCGGCTGAAATGCGCAGGGTGCTTGAAGCCGACGCGGTACCCGATATCCGTAATTTTCATTTCTGGATGAGTGATCAATAAGATTTTCGATTCGTTAATGCGCTTCGTGTACAAATAGGTGAAGATGGTAATGCCGGTCGTTTCTTTGAAAATCTTTGCCATGTAGTGCTTGCTGAGATGCAGCTCTCTTTCCAGATCGTCCAGATGGACATCGTCCATGTAGTGCCGTTCCAGATACGCGATGATGCTTTGCGCTCCCCGCATTTTTTCAGGGTATTTGTGTTCGTCCGCGATTTTGAGCCGTTCCTCGGCATACCCATACAGCACGGTAAGCAGGTCGAGAAAGGCAAGATGCAGCCGATTGTATGAGATCGGATCCTTTGCTGCTTGCAAGCGGTCCAACCGGGCCAACAGCTGCTCAAATTCCGTCTGCTGTTCAGGATTTAGCGGGAGGCAGACGTTTTTCAGCTTGCGGAACGGGTTCAACAAATCCAGTGCATGGGGAAAATGAACGGCCCCCTCGATATACGATGGTGTGAAATGGATGACGGTTCGGACATATTCCTCGTCTGGATCGACATTGGCGCAGTGGAGTGTCATGCCGTGCATGAGAATCACGTTGCCCGGTGCCAAATCGTAGATGCGGTCACCGATTAAATACCGGCATCTCCCTTTGTGAAAATAGAAAATCTCGTAAAAAGGATGCGCGTGCATCGCCACGGTCAGCGGTTGCTGATCCCGATGGCGAAGATGGAAGCGGGACATCGTGTCTGCCATCATCTCCAACATTGTCATCCCCCATTTTCAGTGCCTCCGATTGGCTGATCGTCCACTTCTCGGTTGTATCCAGGCTTCGCCTTCCAGTACACCCACAATCAAATTATAGGGTAGGGTACAGGTTCATCTATCTCCATTGTAGGCTATAGCGGGCTATATTTCTATGCTGACATTAATGATTCAACGATCCTGATTTAACTCTCGTTGTCCTTTCTTTTCAGTTCCTTACATGTTTTTACCTTCCGACGGGAAACTTAGCAGTTGAAATCAATCCAAATAGCAGGGGGATGAAATCTTATGCGAGTGCAACCCGGGATAAGAAAGTTCTTGCTGGGACTGTTAACCGTAGCGCTGTTGATGATGCTCGCCGCGTGTGGAGGAGGAAATGCGGGCAATGCCGCAAATGAAGGGGCAGGCAACACAGGACCAGCAGATCAAGTAACTGATGGTACTGACGACGGGCGTCCGGAGCGAACAGTGGAGATTTCTGTAGCTATGGTGACGGATGTCGGAGGCGTGAATGATAATTCCTTCAACCAAAGTGCTTGGGAGGGGCTTCAGCAATTTGCTGAAGAGCACGGCGGCAAGGTGGACTATCTGCAAAGCCAGAATGATGCCGATTACGTGCCCAATCTGAACCAATTCGTGAAAAGCGGGCGTGATCTCACTTGGGGAATCGGATACATGATGAGCGATGCCATCAGGCAGGTGGCGAATCAAAATCCGGAGTCCAAGCTCGGCATCGTTGACGATGTCGTGGATGCGCCTAACGTCGTGAGCGTCACCTTTAAGGAAAATGACGGAGGGTTCTTGGTCGGGGTAGTAGCGGGCATGATGACGAAAACGAATAAAATCGGATTTGTCGGAGGTTCGGAGATTCCTGTTATTACCCGGTTCGAAGCAGGGTTCAAGGCCGGGATTGAGGCTGCGAACCCGGATGCGCAGCTGATTGTCAATTACACGGGTGCATTCGACGCCCCGGATCAGGGAAAAGCAGCCGCGTCCACCATATACAATAGCGGGGCCGATATTATCTTCCATGCGGCCGGCTCAACCGGGGACGGCGTATTTGGGCAGGCGAAGGAGCTGCGCAATGCAGGTCGCGATGTCTGGGTCATCGGAGTGGATAAGGATCAGGCCCAAACCTTCGGGAATGACATTACGCTCACCTCCATGATTAAGCGCGTGGACGTCGCGGTGCGCACCATCTCGGAAGAGGTGATGCGGGATGAATTCAAGGGAGGAGAGGTGGTCACGCTGGGCCTGAAGGAGAATGGGGTCGGCCTTCCCGAGCACAACCCCAACCTGCCGCAAGAAGTGCTGGACAAGGTAGAGGAGTTCAAACAGCGCATTATTGATGGGGAATTAACCGTTCCGGAAAATCCATAAACCGAGTGAAGCGTCTGTCTGGCATAGAACGAGTCGGGAGGTAAATGATGGTGGATGCGAGGCCGACGGCCGTTCAGATGAAGGAGATTACGAAGAGGTTTCCGGGCATTGTGGCGAATGATGCGATCAATTTGGAGGTGCGAAAAGGAGAAATACACGCGCTTCTGGGCGAGAACGGTGCCGGCAAATCGACACTGATGAATATTTTGTTCGGCTTGTACCAGCCGGATGAAGGCGAAGTGTGGATTCACGGGAAGCCAGTCAGCATTAGCGATCCTGGGCATGCGATTGCGCTTGGCATCGGGATGATTCATCAGCATTTTATGCTGGTGGAGCCGTTTACCGTAACGCAGAACATCGTGCTGGGCTTGGAACCTAGAAGAGGGTGGGAAGTCAATCTTGGCTTGGCGGCCCAGCAGGTAGGGGAGCTGTCCGGGAAATATGGACTGAAGGTTGATCCCCATGCGCGCGTAAGGGATATCTCTGTGGGCATGCAGCAGCGGGTGGAGATTCTCAAAACCTTGTATCGCGGGGCGGACATTCTTATCTTCGATGAGCCAACGGCTGTGCTGACTCCTCAGGAAATCGACGAGCTGCTCAAGATGATGCGCAGGCTGGCGCAAGAAGGGAAGACGATTCTGCTCATTACACATAAACTGAGAGAAATTATGGCGGTTGCTGATCGGGTCACCGTGATTCGTCGCGGCAAAGTCGTGGAAACCTTGGAAACCGCCAAGACGACACCCGATGAGCTTGCGGCCAAGATGGTAGGCCGCCAGGTGCGATTCGAAGTAGTCAAAAAGCCGGCTCGCGCCGAGACGCCTGTTCTGGAGGTCAAACATGTCACCGCGTCGGATGAGCGGGGCGTCCGAATCTTGAATCAGCTGAGCTTTGAGGTGCGGGCCGGAGAGATTCTGGGTATTGCAGGCGTAGAGGGGAACGGCCAGCGAGAGATAATCGAGGTGATCACCGGGCTGCGCCGGGCAGAGAGCGGAGAAATTAGGCTGGGAGGCCAGCAGATGCACGGTCTCTCCCCTAGAGCGATTGCGGAAGCGGGTGTGGGGTATATCCCGGAGGATCGCCAAAAGAGAGGGTTAATCCTCGATTTCTCGGTAGCAGATAATTTAGTGCTGAAGCAATATTTCCAACCAGCTTTTCAAAGGTTTGGTTTCCTGAAGCACGCTGTCATTAGAGAGCATGCGCGACAGTTGATTGAAGATTATGATGTTCGCACCCCTAGCGAAGAAACGAAGGCAAGGGCGTTGTCGGGCGGGAACCAGCAAAAAGCCGTCATTGCCAGGGAGCTCCACAGCGGTCCGCCGCTCTTGATTGCTACCCAACCGACCCGGGGACTGGATGTAGGCGCAATTGAATTTATTCACAACCGTATCCTGGAGCAAAGGGATCAAGGCAAGGCGGTGCTGCTCTACTCGTTGGAACTGGAGGAAATCATGCGGCTGTCCGACCGGATCGCGGTCATATATGAAGGACGGATCGTTGGCGTTGTGCGGCCGGATGATATTGATGAGAGGGAAATCGGGCTTATGATGTCCGGGCATACCCGTGCGGAGGCGGAATGGGAAATGGAGAAAATGGAAGCGGAAAAGGGCGGTGAGTCCCATGGCCAATAAGCAAGAGAATCGGATGCCCAAAACATTTCGCCGCATTTCCGCATTGTTCAAGGAAGGCACATGGCTGCCGGTGATTGCCGTGCTGCTGGGCTTGGCCAGCGGGGCGCTGATCATGCTTCTAGGTTCCTACAACCCGTTGACGGCGTATCAGTCGTTGCTTACCCGATCATTTGGCGATATGTACAATTTCGGAGAAATGATCAGACAGGTCACCCCGCTCATTTTTACAGGATTGGCCGTGGCGTTTGCCTTTCGGACAGGCTTGTTCAACATTGGCGCCGAAGGGCAGTTCATTATCGGGGCAATGGCGGGTATTTATGTGGGCGTATTCTGGCATTTGCCGTGGGGACTGCATGCAGTTGCGGCAGTGGCAGCTGGGGCGCTGGCTGGCGGCATATGGGGCGGCATAGCCGGTTATCTGAAAGCGGCTAGAGGCGTGCATGAAGTTATCAGCACGATTATGCTGAATTGGATCGCCCTCTATCTCGTCAACTACTTGACCAAGCGCTTTATGCTTGAGCCGGGGCAGATGCGCTCCCGAACTGCGCAAGAGTCTGCATGGCTGTCTGCGGACTGGCTGTCCGGCTTGTTCGAGCATGCCCGCATCCACTTTGGCATTCTGATCGGATTAGGATGCGCGGTTGTGTTCTACATTGTGCTGCTGCAGACGAAGCTTGGCTTTGAGCTGCGGGCTGTTGGACTCAATCCGCATGCATCTGAATATGCCGGCATTAAGGTGAAGCAGAGCATGATCGCGGCCATGTTCGGCAGCGGCATGTTCGCCGGACTGGGAGGAGCGGCAGAAATGCTCGGCGTCTACCACTATTTATCTGTAGAAGCGGCCTTCCGGGGATACGGGTTTCTCGGATTGGCCGTTGCCCTGATCGGGCGCAACACCGCTTTAGGGACAGTGCTCAGCGCATTTTTGCTTGGGGCGCTGACCTATGGCGCGCCGGGTATGAAGTTCGGAGCCGGTGTGCCGGAGGAGTTGATCGACATCGTCATTGCGATGGTTATCTTCTTTGTGGCTGCGGCGGGCATTATTACGGCCATGCTCAGACTGCTAAGCGGGCGCAGGCGCAAAAAGGAGGCGGCTTAACTTGGAGTGGTTGACAATAGCCAGCGATCTGATTCACACGACGATCGTGTTTGCAACAGCCCTGATTTTCGCAGCGATTGGCGGGCTGTATTCCGAGCGGTCGGGTGTCGTGAACATCGCGCTGGAAGGCATGATGACAGTAGGGGCTTTTACTGGAGCAGCGATCGCCTACTTTGCGGGCAATGTCGCGGGTATGGGGAATGGCGCGCCCTGGCTTGGATTTCTTGCTGCCGTCGTTGCTGGCGCATTGTTTGCTCTGCCGCATGCTTTCGCCTCTGTCACCTTCAACGCCGATCAGGTCGTCAGCGGGGTGGGCCTGAATTTTTTGGCGACAGGCTTGACGCTCTACTTGGCCAAACTCATATTCAGCGGCTCCGCCCAGACCCCTACCCTGCAAAGAGGGTTTTCGGAATGGGCAATCCCTTACTTGGCGGATATTCCTTATTTGGGCAACGCCTTATTTCGGGCGTATCCGACCAGCTTCGTTGCATTTTTGGCAGTAACGCTCACCGCATATATCGTGTATCGCACCCCGTTCGGTCTCAGACTATATGCGGTGGGTGAGCATCCGCGGGCAGCGGATACAGCCGGGATATCGGTGTACGGGATGCGCTATGTCGCTGTCATGCTGAGCGGTGCGTTGGCAGCTGCAGGAGGGGCCACCATTGCTTTGACGACGACGAACAACTTCTCCCACAATACGATCTCCGGACAGGGATATATTGCATTGGCTGCGTTGATCTTCGGCAAGTGGCGCCCGTTTCAGGCTATGCTTGCGGCATTGTTTTTCGGCATAGCCTCTGCCATGAAGTCCGTATTTCAAGTATACGGCCTGACCCAATTCGTCCCGGTTGATTTCATTTATATGTTCCCGTATTTGCTTACAATTCTTGTGCTCGCCGGTTTTGTCGGCCGGGCAATATCCCCGGCTGCGCTGGGGACTCCTTATGAGAAAGGACAACGCTAAGCCCATGGATCCCGCCAAATAGGCAGCAGGATTCTGTTTGCTGCGCGGCGTAGCGCATTGTCTGCGAACCATGTACAATAGAAGCAAACGTTGAAGAAGCGGAGAGGATTAAGGATGACAAATGTGCCACAATGGGACGAAAAAATCGCTCGTATGATCGACCATACTTTGTTGAAGCCGGAGGCGACAGCCGAGCAGGTCAGCAAGCTTTGCGAAGAAGCTAGGCAATATGGTTTTGCAACCGTGTGTATCAATCCATATTGGGTTTCGGCAGCGGCTAAACTGCTGGAGGGAACATCTGTGGGCATCACTACAGTAGTCGGCTTTCCGCTAGGGGCCACGACAAGCGGGGCGAAGGCAGAAGAAACGCGGGAAGCTATCCGAAATGGCGCTACGGAAATCGATATGGTGTTGAATGTCGGCGCCCTCAAATCAGGTCGTCATGAAGAAGTGTGTTCTGATATTCAGGCGGTAGTTGAAGCGGCGGGAGAAGTTCCGGTTAAAGTGATTTTGGAAACAG is a window from the Xylanibacillus composti genome containing:
- a CDS encoding ABC transporter permease, which gives rise to MANKQENRMPKTFRRISALFKEGTWLPVIAVLLGLASGALIMLLGSYNPLTAYQSLLTRSFGDMYNFGEMIRQVTPLIFTGLAVAFAFRTGLFNIGAEGQFIIGAMAGIYVGVFWHLPWGLHAVAAVAAGALAGGIWGGIAGYLKAARGVHEVISTIMLNWIALYLVNYLTKRFMLEPGQMRSRTAQESAWLSADWLSGLFEHARIHFGILIGLGCAVVFYIVLLQTKLGFELRAVGLNPHASEYAGIKVKQSMIAAMFGSGMFAGLGGAAEMLGVYHYLSVEAAFRGYGFLGLAVALIGRNTALGTVLSAFLLGALTYGAPGMKFGAGVPEELIDIVIAMVIFFVAAAGIITAMLRLLSGRRRKKEAA
- a CDS encoding BMP family lipoprotein, with the translated sequence MRVQPGIRKFLLGLLTVALLMMLAACGGGNAGNAANEGAGNTGPADQVTDGTDDGRPERTVEISVAMVTDVGGVNDNSFNQSAWEGLQQFAEEHGGKVDYLQSQNDADYVPNLNQFVKSGRDLTWGIGYMMSDAIRQVANQNPESKLGIVDDVVDAPNVVSVTFKENDGGFLVGVVAGMMTKTNKIGFVGGSEIPVITRFEAGFKAGIEAANPDAQLIVNYTGAFDAPDQGKAAASTIYNSGADIIFHAAGSTGDGVFGQAKELRNAGRDVWVIGVDKDQAQTFGNDITLTSMIKRVDVAVRTISEEVMRDEFKGGEVVTLGLKENGVGLPEHNPNLPQEVLDKVEEFKQRIIDGELTVPENP
- a CDS encoding ABC transporter ATP-binding protein; protein product: MVDARPTAVQMKEITKRFPGIVANDAINLEVRKGEIHALLGENGAGKSTLMNILFGLYQPDEGEVWIHGKPVSISDPGHAIALGIGMIHQHFMLVEPFTVTQNIVLGLEPRRGWEVNLGLAAQQVGELSGKYGLKVDPHARVRDISVGMQQRVEILKTLYRGADILIFDEPTAVLTPQEIDELLKMMRRLAQEGKTILLITHKLREIMAVADRVTVIRRGKVVETLETAKTTPDELAAKMVGRQVRFEVVKKPARAETPVLEVKHVTASDERGVRILNQLSFEVRAGEILGIAGVEGNGQREIIEVITGLRRAESGEIRLGGQQMHGLSPRAIAEAGVGYIPEDRQKRGLILDFSVADNLVLKQYFQPAFQRFGFLKHAVIREHARQLIEDYDVRTPSEETKARALSGGNQQKAVIARELHSGPPLLIATQPTRGLDVGAIEFIHNRILEQRDQGKAVLLYSLELEEIMRLSDRIAVIYEGRIVGVVRPDDIDEREIGLMMSGHTRAEAEWEMEKMEAEKGGESHGQ
- a CDS encoding lactate racemase domain-containing protein; translation: MNTLTQMLAPIPLPPMIRIRQSFDASRLEDPAGELRRKLADSPELARIQPGQQIAVVAGSRGIANLAAMTKELVEAIRARGAEPFLVPGMGSHGGATAEGQQRVLEHLGISEASMGVPIRSSMDVVEVDRLENGLPVYADALAAQADGIVVINRIKPHTAFRGRIESGLMKMIAIGLGKQKGAEACHQLGFKYMAENVPKMANILIQKLPILFGVGIVENAYDQTCRIEVVAAAEMEAREPELLEEAKSRMPRIPFEQLDVLIIDYIGKNISGDGMDPNITGRYPTPYAHGGPDVSKMVVLDLTAESHGNANGVGTADFTTRRLVDKTDWPATYANGLTSTVCAPTKMATVLENDRDAIKAAIKTCNILDYTTCRLARIRDTLHLGELEISLPLLEEARRITGVEIVGVPYEWTFDADGYLTK
- a CDS encoding helix-turn-helix transcriptional regulator is translated as MLEMMADTMSRFHLRHRDQQPLTVAMHAHPFYEIFYFHKGRCRYLIGDRIYDLAPGNVILMHGMTLHCANVDPDEEYVRTVIHFTPSYIEGAVHFPHALDLLNPFRKLKNVCLPLNPEQQTEFEQLLARLDRLQAAKDPISYNRLHLAFLDLLTVLYGYAEERLKIADEHKYPEKMRGAQSIIAYLERHYMDDVHLDDLERELHLSKHYMAKIFKETTGITIFTYLYTKRINESKILLITHPEMKITDIGYRVGFKHPAHFSRVFRQQTGCTPEQFRKQEVWT
- a CDS encoding ABC transporter permease, which translates into the protein MEWLTIASDLIHTTIVFATALIFAAIGGLYSERSGVVNIALEGMMTVGAFTGAAIAYFAGNVAGMGNGAPWLGFLAAVVAGALFALPHAFASVTFNADQVVSGVGLNFLATGLTLYLAKLIFSGSAQTPTLQRGFSEWAIPYLADIPYLGNALFRAYPTSFVAFLAVTLTAYIVYRTPFGLRLYAVGEHPRAADTAGISVYGMRYVAVMLSGALAAAGGATIALTTTNNFSHNTISGQGYIALAALIFGKWRPFQAMLAALFFGIASAMKSVFQVYGLTQFVPVDFIYMFPYLLTILVLAGFVGRAISPAALGTPYEKGQR
- the deoC gene encoding deoxyribose-phosphate aldolase; amino-acid sequence: MTNVPQWDEKIARMIDHTLLKPEATAEQVSKLCEEARQYGFATVCINPYWVSAAAKLLEGTSVGITTVVGFPLGATTSGAKAEETREAIRNGATEIDMVLNVGALKSGRHEEVCSDIQAVVEAAGEVPVKVILETGLLAEEEKRAACLLAKEAGASFVKTSTGFGPGGATVEDIRLMRETVGPEMGVKASGGVRDAETAQQMVAAGATRIGASAGIAIVTGGQGKTGY